The DNA segment CATCTGTGAAACTTTACAGCATAGCCATGTTGGTGAGggatgtgctttttttctttggacTTTCAACTGAATTAGCTGTTTTAACAGAAGTCACTAGCAAAGACAATCTCTAATATATGCAATCTGCTCTAGTCATATAGCCCTGACGTTAtcagagcacacacaaaaaCTTTTGAGATAGTTGGTTGGACTGATGAAACTTTAATTTGGCTTGAAGCTAAGTAGCATTatcactaggaaaaaaaaaaaagtgtagttTTCTACTTAATAGTCTGAGCAAGATTGAGTTCTGGGGCTGTAGATCAACAGGACTCTTGTGTCAGACAGCTCGGAAGTTGTTTACTGAGAATCCTATGTGctacagtaaatattttatggaAATACCTAGTCCACTGTTTCTCAGGATTTTTCTGTGCCAAAAACTATGTCAGCAGCTTAAATAAATCCTTGATTCTGTGTTCTGTGGAatgttgaattttaaaaagtagcaCTCAAATAGTGGGCTTGTCCAGATTTTTGTGTTCTTTACCTGGACTTTAAAGTTGCTGAGTATGTGTGTTACCTGCATTTGTAGGCATGTTCTTAAATCTCTTTCATTGTTACAGTACAGCACTACCTGCAGAGCAGCATGTGATCCATGGCTATCACAGCACAGTGAGCTGGCACATGGCTTCTGCCCAAGAGACCTTAGTGAAAACTTTAAGGATATCCTGACAAAGTTGACCAGAAGACTTCaattaaaagttaaaagaaaaaaaaaaagaaagaatttttatcTGACATTGAAAGAATGGCAAACAAAGATACCAAAAATAAGTTTAAAGTGCTGGAAATGGTTGTCTAGGGGAAGTTTGAAATGTACTGGTATAAAAGACTTTTCTTCCCTTAGccctttatatatatatatatattacaatCTGTGTTATGTCTTTCCAAAGATATCCTAGCAGCTTCAGAGAAGGAGGTGAATGGAGGTTAGCATTTCTAATATATGAGTGTATGTTTGTGTATTTATGTAAGACTGGCATAATGAATGTAtagaaaaagcaaggaaaaaagatCTCACATTTTACACTGGGACATTAAATGAGGCAAAATTCAGTTCCTAAGCAGTGGCCAGGGGCTTGCTTTAGCACcagaaaaaacacttcaaatGTTTAACTTGCTGAAGTGTCACATGCTATACAGGTTTTACTGCCATTACTACTCACATGAAGTCAGAACTTCACTTTCTCTTACATGTGATATCAAAAGCTCAGTGAGGAATGTCAAAGTGTAGGATTACCTCTGCAATTCAAATACCTATGACTTAAGGTTGAAGCAAGATTTAACTTTGCTTTATGTCAAATGCCAACTCCACAGCAGGTAATGGGAACAGAGCCAGTTGAGATGTGGTTTCCTctaatttattctgcttttgtCTTAAATATTGCTGTAGAAGCTGCAACAGTAACACCTGGAGGGTGTTGTTGGATAATCCAAACAGTACTGCAGATCTAccttattattattaattaattgagTCGTGATTGTTCAAATCCCCATGTGGCTGAAAGGTAAGGGGTGTGTAGCTCCAAAATAACACAATAGCCATAaatccctgttcctgcccctgcaaGCAGCAAAACTGGAGCTGATGGGTTTCATGTGCTGTCTGCTGAGTGCATGAGGGTTACTGGTTAcaaaaactgcagtttaaaacTAAGGAATTCTATGCTTAAAAGGAAAATTCGAAGCTTTGGACCTGAGACACTCTAAAAACTGCTCAGATTTCAGCAGTTTGGTAAATGCTCGTGTTGAGGTTGTATTTTAGGATTGTATGCTTGtttttttgataaatatttaaatgcaggAAGTATGGTTGCATTCAGGACTCTCCTCTGCTTTGAGACAAGGGTTTGGTTTACTCAAGTGTTTTTGCTGTGATGTGGGAATGATGTGCTTGGCataagaaggaggaaggaaggaattgaATAGGGAGCCCTGCATCTCTGATGAATATTAATGAGCTGACACTTTATTGCATATCCTTTTGACAGCTTGAAACAGGCTATGTAGAGGTAAATGCAATatttgaaaacttaaaaaatctTAACATTAGTTAGGAAGATGCCCTTTCTTGAATCAGCACTGCAGTGAAAAATCCCACAACTGAGATGTATTCTGGTGCAGTTGAGTCAAGCAATTGAACTTTATAGCCTTGTACTCTGCAATGCTTTTCAGTATATTTTGTGAATAGTAATGCATTTTGGGTGAGGAGTGTTATTAACACAGATCCTTATAACTTGAGTGAGAAGATGAGAGTGTGTACATGTGTTTGTTACTGAATTAGGCAAAAAGAATTTTGATCTGAATGTAAGCTTTAATATCCTAAATTTATTAACTCTTTACTAGGTTAAAGGTACATCTTGATAATGTTAATTATTTTCCATGACAAATGTTTAAAGTAAATAGTAACGATAAGGAACAACACTGCTGTTTCTTAAATACAATCTTTCCCTACAGAAAACTcttgaatttctttctgaaaagaaagaatttgttttaaatgtcaTGTGTCCTATCCATGGTCCTTTTTGAACATTCTTAAGTGACTTGTATGTCTGTGATCAAAGGGGCCTGAAATGTCAACCCTGACTTGCTATGAAATACATGTCCCAGCCAAATAcccttttcccagctctttgGAAGGCAGGGAATAggagcagtgtcacagtggtaACCTTTATTGTAGCTTTAAGTGCAACACAAGTTGTGGTTCctcaggttttaaaaaaatcagtgctaGAGGATGtggtggggagaggagctgcaccTTTTAGGGGTTGATGATATTCACACACACCATGGCTGGCTCTGAAAATAACCAGCTTCAATCCACAGGATGGATTTATCTCATGAGCAGAACATATTTCCATAGGAATTCTAAACCCTTCATGTGATCTGCATGTGACTTCTGACCAGCTGGCGAGTTTGAGGTGATCAAATTACCCAAGACCTCActtacagaaaaagaacaaattcCCTCAGGAAGGATGGGAAGAAGCTTCAGTactggaggagcaggatggcCATGCTGAGGCTCTCTGTGTAAATGTTAAggctgaattttctttcttctctctttcctctatAGCATGAGGCAAACGTGCAGAAATAGCAGAGGACAGAGTGAATAGCCTGGATTGTTAAAGGGGGTCAGGCATGTCTTGCCTGCTTGGGGCtcatggcagtgctggcacaaaTGAACTGATTTTGGTGAGAACATTGTGCTCAGGACTGCAGTGTCAGGAGACAGCCTCATGTTTGGAAGGGCAGGTTCTTCTGCATCCCCTTGCTGTCTCTCCAACTTGCTGACCTGTCCTGACCCCTCCTGCTGTCATTCCAGAAGGGTCCATGTGCATTTCCATCTCAGCCAACACTGACATGACAGAGGAACATCAGATACATCAAACTGAAGCAGCATCATTTGTTTTGCTTATATGTCTGGTTTTTCTCACCCATGAGAACTGggacattattttaaatttgtatttaataaaataaggCTATCACAGCATTTCAGCAGAGGATTTAGGTCTGTAAATGATGAGCATGCTTTAATCCAACCCTGGCAGGTGAATTTAGCATCTTTTGCATCTTCTAGGATGCAGCTGCACGTCAAGTGTGGCCCCTTCTGGCCAACAAGGCATTTTACCTGTACTTGGGATGGCTTTAGCATTTCTGATGTCACCACTGTGATGTTACTGAAGTGAGGCTGTAAGAAGGTGACTACAGACATGTGCATTTTGCAGATGAGCTCAagattgttttaatttaaaaacatgtcTAATAGCCTTATTAAATAGCAGAGTCCATAGTGTCTGCACAAGTGTTCTGTAATTGGGACCAAATGGCCACTTGGCAACATTAATCACTCAACGCTTACTGAAGTGTAATGTAGACAAAATATTGCAGGAATCAGATAAAAGGCACACTCCAACATATTAAGATCAAGAACAAGAAACTTTAAACATTAGGAATTGTGTCATGCATTTATTTCACTCCAAAATAACTGGTGGTTATTCTTTGTCACTTCATGTCCTTCTGTTTTAGGCAAACACATATGAAAAATATTGGGGATTTTACCAGAAATTTGGAGGCCATAGTTTCCCCAAAGaccatttaaaaaaagctaTTGCTGAAATTGAAGAGATGTGCAATATTTTGAAGGGAGAAGGTGTTATTGTCAAGAGGCCTGATCCAATTGACTGGTCTGTGAAGTATAAAACACCTGATTTTGAGTCTACAGGTAAATGTCTTTCCATTATTGAAGGTCTTGTCTGTTTAGCTCTTGTCTGAGACATTTTGGATGTCATCTAGTCTACCTTCCAGCTAGGAGCAGGATTATCACCAGCACTAAGTGAGGTCAGTGATTGTTTTCTGTAGCTAAGACTTGGACgatctccagggatggagattcTGCCACCTGATTTGCTGACTGGCTTCAGTGCTGGGTGAATTTCCTGATGAAAAACCTTTGCCTGATATCTAACCTGAACTTCCCATACCAGCATCTCTTGCCAGGTTTCTTCTCTATGTTGTCACTGCCAAGAAGTGCTAATCTGTCAGCCCTCAAAGTGGcttaaaatgtttctgctttgtcCCCCACTTGTCACATTAAAGTCTGACCCTCTTTGTAGCTCTTTGTTGGGTCCTGGAGTTGGATCCATCTTAAACTATGGAAGACAAAAGAGTTGGAGGCAACACTTTGCCAGGAAGATCCTTGCTGGTGTCAAGGGAATTTGAATGAACACGTTCTTCCATGTATGGCTTTGGTTatctgcagggagagcacacCAAGCTTTGCATCAAGTGCAGTCCTCAGGCTTCTTTCACGTAAAAAATGTGGAATTCAAATTCATTAAGGAACAGATAATGTTAAGGAAAAGTCTAATGGGACTACTTTCTGCACTAGTTCTGTGTTCTGCTCTTTTGAgctattactttttaaaaggatAGTAAATAAAGAAATTCTGTTCACTTGGAAAATTTGCTGGCCATCATCACTTTTTAAAGTCATCTGGGTAATGCATAAGCCTTGGTCTAGTTAATTTTCATTAGCCAAATTATGAAGTGGAGGCCTAATGGATGGCTTTCTTTTAGCTGTGAATCTCTTATGAATGAGGCTTTGTAGCAAAAGTTCcacatatttttaatgaaaaatattacttagaaaaattactgaagaatGTGAGGACCTGATATTATGTGCTGGCTTCCTCACATTGCTGAGAATTATTTTTGCCATTGTTTTGGATAGATATAATGgtaaaaagaaagggagaagtgCCTGAGCTGAAAGAGCTGAGAAAGGCATATTTGTCTCATTAATGGCCACTTTCCTTTCAGGTATGTATGCTGCCATGCCAAGAGACATCCTCTTAGTGGTGggaaatgaaattattgaaGCACCTATGGCTTGGCGTGCTCGGTTCTTTGAGTACAGGGCATACAGACGACTAATCAAAGATTATTTCAACAGTGGTGCTAAGTGGACAACTGCCCCCAAACCCACAATGGCAGATGAACTCTATGATCAGGTACTGGTCAAATTTTCCTTCAGAACTTCAGGTCTTGTTATACAGAATTTTGTTGATAGCTTCAACCTGATATTTAGGATTCACACAATTGTGAAGAGGAATGGCACAAAACAACTCtggatatatatatttttttctagtgtATGCAAACATGCTGCAGCCTTTCCAGCTGAAACTCAGTGTGTGCAGCTAGAGAACAAGGAACAGGAAGTTGTGTCTATTGAATTCCTCTGCTTTGAATTGTTTTGGTTACTGGCTGTAACTGAGCATTACTAAAGAGGAAGGAATGCTAGAAAAACATCACAGAGATTACTTTCAAGAATAAAGATCCCCTGAGAATGTGCATATGTCCTGGGTGCATTAGGAAAGTGGGACTGAATATATATTTTGTcacataaaaaaccccaacttaTAAACCTTATTTTGCATAACAACTGGTATTTTGAAAGTTACATGAAAGAAATAGTGAAGGATCTAAACTGTATTTaccttcaaaatatttcaatgaataatttcttaattttttttcctaataattttgACTTGGACAATTTTAATAGCATCCTATAAGCCCCCAAATGCATCAGAACCTTGGTGACAGCATGAATGTGCTTAAAGCCTTTCTCTTTAAGTCCAcatttagattttcttttctgttctaaGAAGAAGTAACCAAAACCACCTCCAAGGAACACACTAGCTATCAATATTAACACATTTTCCTGATTTCAAATTACTCTCCATTAGCAAATTATTAAAGAACTTTCTTTTAACATCTCCAACCTAAAGTTGTTGCTCTCTTTTCCACAACTAGAACTATCCAATCCACTCTGTTGAAGACAGGCATAAactggctgctcagggaaaatTTGTAACTACTGAATTTGAGCCATGCTTTGATGCTGCTGACTTCATTAGAGCTGGAAGAGATATCTTTGTACAAAGGAGCCAGGTAAACAAAGCTTTCTGTCAACAGTTTTGGTATCTCACTTAATGActaatattttgtgttttaaaattccTGAGCAGCATTAAAATAAGTGAGTTGATAAAAGAAATTTCTCTTCATAGAATATGTTTGATATACAGGTTAAGACTGCCTTCCAGGTAAGGGATTAGCTAAAGGCACAAAATTCTCTATTACATtggctttaaatatttaatgaaataaaaccttAGACAAACTAAACTTGGATGCAGTTTATATTCTAGCCTAGTAAAGCtgagttttttcctgtttttaggTTACAAACTGCATGGGTATTGAATGGATGAGGCGACACCTTGCACCAGACTACAGAGTGCACATCATATCCTTCAAGGATCCCAACCCTATGCACATTGATGCCACTTTTAATATCATTGGGCCTGGTCTTGTGCTCTCTAACCCAGACCGTCCCTGCCACCAGGTGAGAGTGCACAAGGGGGAAAAGtgttttgtgtttaaaaaccACTCAGCTGGGTTAGTTCCCTGCTGGGGAATTACTGCTACACATATTCCACTGTTTTGGTTTGTAGGTCCATGGCTAAATGTGATGGAAGTAATctaatttttaataatgtatCAAAGCAAGCATCTGGGATATGCTACTTCTCTGAACACTTCCACTGCTTAAATACTTTAATTGTATCCTAGAGAAATTGAAGGGCTTTTGCTGCTTGGATGAGAAATCTCcctttttattcccattttggAAGCCTCTCCTTTGGTATTAATTGAACAAATGGCAGGAAGCTGGTGGTTGCTCAGACATTCAGCTTTGAATACCTACTGAAGagtggggaagaggagagatttataaaacctgctgctgcactgagaaAAACCCAA comes from the Oenanthe melanoleuca isolate GR-GAL-2019-014 chromosome 10, OMel1.0, whole genome shotgun sequence genome and includes:
- the GATM gene encoding glycine amidinotransferase, mitochondrial, with the translated sequence MLRVRCLRGGSRGAEAAHYIGSRLRGVFRGWVQRTFQSTQAAAASQNTCAADDKAASPVPKDCLVCSYNEWDPLEEVIVGRAENACVPPFSVEVKANTYEKYWGFYQKFGGHSFPKDHLKKAIAEIEEMCNILKGEGVIVKRPDPIDWSVKYKTPDFESTGMYAAMPRDILLVVGNEIIEAPMAWRARFFEYRAYRRLIKDYFNSGAKWTTAPKPTMADELYDQNYPIHSVEDRHKLAAQGKFVTTEFEPCFDAADFIRAGRDIFVQRSQVTNCMGIEWMRRHLAPDYRVHIISFKDPNPMHIDATFNIIGPGLVLSNPDRPCHQIELFKKAGWTVIQPPVPLIPDDHPLWMSSKWLSMNVLMLDEKRVMVDANETSIQKMFEKLGISTVKVNIRHANSLGGGFHCWTCDIRRRGTLQSYLD